One stretch of Cetobacterium sp. NK01 DNA includes these proteins:
- a CDS encoding histidine phosphatase family protein, which translates to MKIIKYLFLFLLMYLSNFAQDNNFLGSQTLYVKVDENYTKVPEGFIPFYINHLGRHGARYLSSSKSIDKILNELIEASERKELTPLGEELLKDVLQLKNSEEEKYGLLSQIGKDMEFGIGKRMYKNYPQVFKENREILAEATYVKRTQESMNEFLKTFKENISEDNVKTKINEKADPILRFFDLNLEYIEFKENGDWKTMLNSFQNRSKIYLEITNRIFKSKDMLSAKNSLKFTTDLYGLYTNQYDIGENVGLSKYFTQEELKYFWANKNLSMYLEKGPSSVGQNLPMDISFALLEDFLSTSKNAIKNENIAANLRFAHAETVVPFASLLKIDFASKQTNDLNNVENIWKDYEVSPMGVNIQWIFYKNEKNDILVKMLYNEKEINFPIESNMKPYYKWDDVRKYYEKVINDLKIKKYDTIIDEVKYFKAS; encoded by the coding sequence ATGAAAATAATAAAATATCTTTTTTTGTTTTTATTGATGTATTTATCTAATTTTGCACAAGATAATAATTTTTTAGGAAGTCAGACTCTTTATGTAAAAGTAGATGAAAATTATACAAAAGTACCAGAGGGATTTATACCATTCTACATAAATCACTTAGGAAGACATGGAGCAAGATATTTGAGTAGTTCTAAATCTATAGATAAAATTCTTAATGAATTAATAGAAGCTAGTGAGAGAAAAGAGCTAACACCTTTAGGTGAGGAGTTATTAAAAGATGTTTTACAATTGAAAAATTCTGAAGAGGAAAAATATGGTCTTTTATCTCAAATAGGGAAGGATATGGAGTTTGGAATAGGAAAGAGGATGTATAAAAATTATCCTCAAGTATTTAAAGAAAATAGAGAAATTTTAGCTGAAGCAACTTATGTAAAAAGAACTCAAGAAAGTATGAATGAATTTTTGAAAACATTTAAAGAGAATATTTCAGAAGATAATGTAAAAACAAAAATAAATGAAAAAGCAGATCCAATTTTAAGATTTTTTGATTTAAACCTTGAATATATAGAATTTAAAGAAAATGGAGATTGGAAAACTATGTTAAATAGTTTTCAAAATAGAAGTAAAATATATCTTGAAATAACTAATAGAATTTTTAAGAGTAAAGATATGTTAAGTGCTAAAAATAGTTTGAAATTTACTACAGATTTATATGGGTTATATACAAATCAATATGATATAGGAGAAAATGTAGGGTTAAGTAAATACTTTACACAGGAAGAATTAAAATATTTTTGGGCTAATAAAAATTTATCAATGTATTTAGAAAAAGGACCAAGTAGTGTAGGACAAAATTTACCAATGGATATTTCTTTTGCTCTTTTAGAAGATTTTTTGTCAACATCAAAAAATGCTATTAAGAATGAAAATATAGCAGCAAATTTAAGATTTGCTCACGCAGAAACAGTGGTCCCTTTTGCAAGTTTATTAAAAATTGATTTTGCATCAAAGCAAACTAATGATTTAAATAACGTTGAAAATATTTGGAAAGATTATGAAGTTTCTCCAATGGGAGTTAATATTCAGTGGATTTTTTATAAAAATGAAAAAAATGATATTTTAGTAAAAATGCTTTACAATGAAAAGGAGATTAATTTTCCTATAGAAAGCAATATGAAACCATATTATAAATGGGATGATGTAAGAAAATATTATGAGAAAGTAATAAATGATTTAAAGATAAAAAAATATGATACAATAATCGATGAAGTTAAGTATTTTAAAGCATCATAG
- a CDS encoding sugar O-acetyltransferase produces the protein MRTEREKMIAGEMYNPNDEQLVKDKEAAKRFCREYNLTDDTNYDLRKKMIQSFLGKTGKDLHIESNFRVEYGYNIEIGENFYSNYDCLLLDICPIIIGANAMLAPGVHIYSATHPIDPMERNSGKEFGKPVKIGDNVWIGGRSVIAPGVTLGNNVVVAAGSVVTKSFPDNVVIGGNPAKIIKNIEVK, from the coding sequence ATGAGAACTGAAAGAGAAAAAATGATAGCTGGGGAAATGTATAATCCTAATGATGAACAGTTGGTGAAAGATAAAGAGGCTGCTAAGAGATTTTGTAGAGAATATAATTTAACAGATGATACAAACTATGATTTAAGAAAAAAAATGATTCAAAGCTTTTTAGGAAAAACAGGAAAGGATTTACATATTGAATCAAATTTTAGAGTTGAATATGGGTATAACATTGAAATTGGAGAAAATTTTTATTCAAATTATGATTGTTTACTCTTGGATATTTGTCCAATTATAATTGGTGCTAATGCTATGCTGGCCCCTGGAGTTCATATTTATTCTGCAACACATCCAATAGATCCAATGGAAAGAAATTCAGGAAAGGAATTTGGAAAACCAGTAAAAATTGGTGATAATGTTTGGATAGGAGGAAGATCTGTTATAGCTCCAGGAGTAACCTTAGGAAATAATGTTGTCGTAGCTGCAGGATCTGTTGTTACGAAAAGTTTTCCTGACAATGTTGTAATAGGTGGAAATCCAGCAAAAATAATAAAAAATATAGAGGTTAAATAA